In Methanofollis aquaemaris, the genomic window GGGTGACGTCCAGGAGGACCATGTCGGTGATCTCGCCGGCCAGGATCGCTCCCTGGACCGCCGCCCCGACGGCGACGCACTCCATCGGGTCGACGCCGTGCTCGGCCGGTCGGCCGGTCTTCTCCTCGACGAACTGCCTGACGACCGGCATCCTGGTCGGGCCGCCGACCAGGATCACCTTCCCGATCTCGTCCTTCGTCATCTTCGCATCGGCGAGGGCCTGCTCGAAGGGGGCGCCGCACCGCTCGATGATGGGCCCGACCAGGCCTTCGAGTTTTGCGCGGGTCAGTTTCATCACCAGGTGCTTCGGTCCCGCCGCCCCGCCGGTGATGTAGGGGAGGTTGATCTCGGTCTCAAGGACGGTCGAGAGTTCGATCTTCGCCCGTTCGGCCGCCTCTCTCAGGCGTTGCACCGCGATCCGGTCTTCGCGCAGGTCGATCCCCTCCTGCCGTTTGAACTCGTCGGCGATCCAGTCGATGACGGCGTCGTCCATGTCGGTGCCGCCGAGATGGGTGTCGCCCGCGGTCGCGAGCACCCGGAACGTCCCTTCACCGAACTCCATCACCGTGACGTCCAGGGTACCGCCGCCGAAGTCGAAGACCAGGATCTTCTGCTCGCCCCCCCTGTCCAGGCCGTATGCCATCGAGGCGGCGGTCGGTTCGTTGATGAGCCGCACCACCTCCAGACCCGCGATGGTCCCGGCGTCCTTCGTTGCCGTCCGCTGGTTGTCGTCGAAGTAGGCCGGGACGGTGATCACCGCCTTCGTCACCGGTTCGCCCAGGAAGGCCTCGGCGTCCCGTCTGATCTTTTTGAGGAGGAAGGCGGAGATCTGCTGGGGCGTGTAGTCGGTGCCGTAGATGTGGTAGATGTGGTCGGTCCCCATCTTCCGCTTTGCCGCCATCACCGTCCCCTCCGGGTTGGTGACCACCTGCCGCCGGGCCGGTTCGCCGACGAGCACCTGTCCGTCTTTCGTGAAGGCGACGTACGACGGGAACATCTTCCCCGCCCAGGTCGCCCCCTCTGCGGACGGGACGATCGTCGGTTTCCCGCCGATCATCACCGCCGCCTGACTGTTCGAGGTTCCGAGATCGATCCCGATGATCTTCTGGTCTGACATGGCCACATCCCCCTGTTGGTATGCCGTCTTCGGGTGCTCTGGAGAGATAAGGGTTGCTGGGGCGGGGGAAGAGACGGCGCATCGTCTCCCGAAATCGCGCCGATTTCCACGCGATTCTCCAGGCCATCTCTCCCGCGTGGCAGAAGGAACCGGATAGATTCTATCACCTCCAATCATATCGGCCCTCAGCGAGCGATTATACCCTCTGCATTTCAGAGCATCCGACAAACAGACCCCATTTTCCCGGCATCTCAAAAAAGGCCAAAACTATCGCTGATCAAAGCGGCCGATCGCAAAACGGAGGGCAAATCAGCGGCATAAGGGTCGGTAAGGGGGCAGCCCCGCCACCCCCGCCCGTCCGGGCACAACCATAATGAACCGGGGAGGGAGAGATCTCCACATCAGCACCGGAGAGACGGCATCCATGAACGAGAAAAATGAACCGCCCGACGTCGGGTACGTGACCGCGAACGGGATCAGGATCGGCTACCGGGAGTACGGGAGCGGCGCACCCCTGCTCCTGATCGCGGGATACACGGGGAGGATGGACGACTGGGACCCCCGGATCATCACGGCCCTTGCCGCGGGCTTCAGGGTGATCGTCTTCGACAACCGCGGCATGGGGGAGACGGGGTCTGACGGGAGGCCTTTCTCCATCGAACTCTTCGCGGAGGACACCCGCGCCTTCCTCGACACCCTCGGGATCGCGCGGGCGCATATCTGCGGCCACTCGATGGGATCGTTCGTCGCGCAGGAACTCGCGATCCGCCACCCCGAACGCGTGGACGGACTCGTCCTCGCCTCGACCCTCCCTGCGATCGATTCCGATCGCCACACCGCCCTCACGGCATTCCTCGGCGAGATCGCGGAGGACACCGCCTCCGTCGACCTCACCCTCAGGAGATTGTACGGGGCGGCGTACGCGGCCCGGCATCCTGAACTGGCCGCGGTCCTCAGGATGAACCTGACATTTCTGCACACCTCCGGCCTCTTCGATCCCGCATCGATACGCGGGCAGGAGCAGGCGATCCTCTCGTGGCCGGGAAGCGCCGGGCGCCTGGACCGGATCAGGGCGGACACGATGGTCCTCGTCGGGACCGACGACGAACTCAGCCCGCCGGAAGATGCGGTCAGGGTGGCGGCCGGGATACCGGGGTGCTGGCTCATTCAGGTCCGCGGCGCCGGGCACGACCTCTTCTTCCAGGCCCCCGACCTCTGCGCAGAGGTGATCAGGATGGTGCTCTCTTCACCGGGGCTCACGCCTCTTCCCAATCATAACCCCGGCGGTAGCGCGATCCCTCCTCCACCGCCTTCCCCAGGGCCAGCAGGTCGGCAAGGGCCTCGGTGACCTCCTCCTCGGCGGCCCGGATCTCGTACCGGCGGGCGAGCGCCGCCCTGATCTCCGCCGTGGTGAGGGGCTCTTCCAGGAGCACCTTCTCGGTGAAGCCCGTCAGGTCCTCGTGGAGCGCCCACGGATAGACCACCCACCGCCACCCGGCAAGATATTCGGCATAATAGTCGGGATCGAAGGAGGAGGTGTGCTTGTGCTGGAGCACGCCGGTCCTCACCTCCCGCGGCCCGAACTCCTCCACGTACCAGACCGCACGCTGGAGGGTCTCGCCCGTATCGGTGATGTCGTCGACGATGAGCACCGAAAGGTCTCCGACATCGGTCGCCAGCGGGTAGCGGACCACCGCCTCCTTCTTCTTTCTCGCCGCGATCCCCCAGTGCTCGATCTTGATGCTGGTCAGGGTGTCGATGAGCAGACGGTCGCAGACGATCCTGGCCGGGACATACCCGCCGCGGCCGATGGCGATCACCAGGTCCGGGCGATAGTCCGCGGCCCGCACCTTCGCCGCGAGGGCACGGGAGAGGCGGACGGCGTGGTCCCAGGCGACGAGATCGCAGGTGAATGATTCGGGGATCATGAATCCCCGGAGGGCGTGCGGGGATATAAAACCGGGGCATGGAGGGGAAGGGGGCGCCCGGGGTGCCGGTCACCCTGCCTGCGTTCGATCCCGGGGAGGTCGAGCGCCTTCTCAAGCAACTCGAAAAAGAGGTGGAGAGCGGCGAGACGATCGAGGAGGTGAAGACCAGATCTGTTTCAAAGGCCCCGCGATCTTTTTTCGGCACGGATACGATTTTTCCCGGTTCAGGAAAAATTCCTGCCTCTTATCGGATCTTCCTGAAGTGATACCACTCTCTGACGTGCTCGTTGAAGTAGGTCCCGTGGGAAGGGGCCGCCATCAACTCCCGATAGACCGGCTCCGGGACGTCGGAGTACTGGTAGAGAGAACCGTTCGTGAACTCGATCTCCAGGGTGCCGGAGAGAGCACTGTATCCGACCGATTTGATGGTGCCGGAGGTGACGGTTTGGCGCAACATGGATCTGCCTCTAGCGTGTCTGTTGATATACTGTTCTATTTGAGGTATCGAGCCTCAACAAGCAAGGTGCATGGTTTCTCGGGGCAACTAACTCAGTCCATATCCGGTGTGTCGGTGCAGCCCGCGAAGGCGACAA contains:
- the dnaK gene encoding molecular chaperone DnaK; translation: MSDQKIIGIDLGTSNSQAAVMIGGKPTIVPSAEGATWAGKMFPSYVAFTKDGQVLVGEPARRQVVTNPEGTVMAAKRKMGTDHIYHIYGTDYTPQQISAFLLKKIRRDAEAFLGEPVTKAVITVPAYFDDNQRTATKDAGTIAGLEVVRLINEPTAASMAYGLDRGGEQKILVFDFGGGTLDVTVMEFGEGTFRVLATAGDTHLGGTDMDDAVIDWIADEFKRQEGIDLREDRIAVQRLREAAERAKIELSTVLETEINLPYITGGAAGPKHLVMKLTRAKLEGLVGPIIERCGAPFEQALADAKMTKDEIGKVILVGGPTRMPVVRQFVEEKTGRPAEHGVDPMECVAVGAAVQGAILAGEITDMVLLDVTPLTLGIETLGHVRTALIPRNTTVPTRTSQIFTTAADLQTAVTINVLQGERPMAQDDTSLGQFNLVGIPPAPRGIPQIEVTFDIDASGILKVSAQDRATGKEQQMTITASTKLPGDQIDRMVKEAEEYEAEDQRRRDEAEVRNEADALVYTAEKTLADLGERMGAGPKEKVEGALADLKSALAGKEMDAVRSEVERLKAVLQEAGTVIYQEAAAAPGQGGGTVYDAEYRMKDAK
- a CDS encoding alpha/beta fold hydrolase, which codes for MNEKNEPPDVGYVTANGIRIGYREYGSGAPLLLIAGYTGRMDDWDPRIITALAAGFRVIVFDNRGMGETGSDGRPFSIELFAEDTRAFLDTLGIARAHICGHSMGSFVAQELAIRHPERVDGLVLASTLPAIDSDRHTALTAFLGEIAEDTASVDLTLRRLYGAAYAARHPELAAVLRMNLTFLHTSGLFDPASIRGQEQAILSWPGSAGRLDRIRADTMVLVGTDDELSPPEDAVRVAAGIPGCWLIQVRGAGHDLFFQAPDLCAEVIRMVLSSPGLTPLPNHNPGGSAIPPPPPSPGPAGRQGPR
- a CDS encoding phosphoribosyltransferase, with product MIPESFTCDLVAWDHAVRLSRALAAKVRAADYRPDLVIAIGRGGYVPARIVCDRLLIDTLTSIKIEHWGIAARKKKEAVVRYPLATDVGDLSVLIVDDITDTGETLQRAVWYVEEFGPREVRTGVLQHKHTSSFDPDYYAEYLAGWRWVVYPWALHEDLTGFTEKVLLEEPLTTAEIRAALARRYEIRAAEEEVTEALADLLALGKAVEEGSRYRRGYDWEEA
- a CDS encoding KTSC domain-containing protein, translating into MLRQTVTSGTIKSVGYSALSGTLEIEFTNGSLYQYSDVPEPVYRELMAAPSHGTYFNEHVREWYHFRKIR